A genomic segment from Corylus avellana chromosome ca5, CavTom2PMs-1.0 encodes:
- the LOC132181047 gene encoding 2-alkenal reductase (NADP(+)-dependent)-like, which translates to MGGAGNEEKAVVENREWYLAAYAPEGVPTSDHLKLRTVPLSLAVDSIPDRHVVVQNLLISVDPYQRTRLTGLDEGLYFPQFKLNEAITAFSVGRVIRSKDSNYKEGDLVLNPFSPVAEHYVVPAELLIRKVDPSSGVPLPDFLSSLGVPGFAAWVGIEVLGDLKPGSNVFISAAAGAVGMYAGQLAKLKGCRVIGSTGSDEKVKLIKEEFGYDDAFNYNKETDLDAALSKYFPDGIDVYLDNVGGKMLEAVLNHVNVRARIPVCGMISQYKKIWTEREGVRNLLNIVGKEVRMEGFLVGSYLDRFGDFTKQMQSLIIEGKISSKFKIYHGIESFLESLGSLFTSSNVGKVIIEVNP; encoded by the exons ATGGGTGGAGCTGGAAATGAAGAGAAAGCAGTGGTAGAGAACAGGGAATGGTACTTGGCGGCCTACGCACCAGAAGGTGTTCCAACCTCCGATCATCTCAAACTCCGTACTGTCCCTCTTTCGCTCGCCGTTGATTCCATCCCCGACCGCCATGTCGTCGTCCAGAACCTACTCATCTCCGTTGACCCGTATCAACGTACCAGACTCACTGGTCTTGACGAAGGCCTTTACTTTCCTCAGTTCAAACTAAATGAG GCGATAACTGCATTTAGTGTTGGAAGGGTAATTCGGTCAAAAGACAGTAATTATAAGGAGGGTGATCTTGTCCTTAATCCTTTCTCTCCGGTTGCTGAGCATTATGTGGTTCCAGCCGAGTTGCTCATACGGAAGGTTGATCCTTCATCTGGGGTTCCGCTGCCAGATTTTCTCAGTTCTCTTg GGGTACCAGGTTTTGCAGCGTGGGTGGGGATAGAGGTGCTGGGAGACCTAAAGCCAGGGTCAAATGTGTTTATTTCAGCGGCGGCTGGAGCCGTCGGAATGTATGCCGGACAATTGGCTAAGCTCAAAGGTTGCCGGGTCATCGGAAGCACCGGTTCGGATGAGAAG GTAAAGCTCATAAAGGAGGAATTTGGATATGATGATGCATTTAACTACAACAAAGAAACGGATTTAGATGCTGCTTTAAGCAA GTATTTCCCTGATGGCATCGATGTTTATTTGGACAATGTTGGTGGTAAGATGCTTGAGGCTGTCCTCAACCATGTTAACGTGCGTGCACGGATCCCGGTCTGTGGCATGATATCTCAATATAAGAAG atctggaCAGAGAGAGAAGGGGTAAGAAATCTTCTGAATATAGTAGGTAAGGAGGTAAGGATGGAAGGGTTTTTGGTGGGATCATATTTGGATCGTTTCGGGGATTTTACAAAGCAAATGCAGAGCCTCATAATAGAAGGCAAGATTAGTTCCAAGTTCAAAATCTACCATGGAATTGAGAGTTTCTTGGAGAGCTTAGGCTCTCTCTTCACAAGCTCCAATGTTGGAAAAGTTATAATTGAAGttaatccataa